From Salminus brasiliensis chromosome 12, fSalBra1.hap2, whole genome shotgun sequence:
GTGGCGCATCCGCGCGGTCAGATTGTGGGGCACGGGGCTCCTCGCGCTTTTTAAGGTGGATCCGCGCGTGCATGTTTACAATGGGTttaacacccccccctccccctcctccacctcaaacgcacacacacctcccccAGTGCTCGTCGCCTCGAGGCTTAACCCCGTCCTGATTGGAAATGATTAGTAGATCAGTATTGATCAGCAGTGATAAAACCAATCAGTATTGATCAGCAGTGATAAAACCaatcagtattgatcagtaGCGATACTTCAGTACTGCTAATAGATCATAGAGATTCTGATACTGATAGAGATCAGTACTGATTACAGATCTGCTATCAGCACTGATCCCTGCACTGATCGGACATGATCAGTATTGATGAGCAGCTCGTTGATCAGCAGTAAGAGCACTGGCAGTATTGATCAGAGGCTGGTCAGCGGTGCTGCTCAGATAGATCAGTAGGAATGATCCGCATTGATCAGAAGCCGCCCTCCACGTTATCAAgcccggtccaccttaaaccCCGCCCCGTCCTCGCCCCGCCCGCGCGCTGTGTCCAATCGGCGCAGAGCGGATGCGCCGTGTCCGGTTTCACAGCGCCGAGGCGGAGCTGCGCTCccattcattaacacagagcgagagagagagagagagagagagagagaggtagagagaggggtagagagaggggtagagagagcagCCCTGCTTCAGTCCTGCAGAGCTCTTTCACGCGacggaggagaagagaaaacacCGACAACCAAAACACTGAAACACCCAGCGCGCGGTGCTCGTGCGAGCGGGCGGACTTATCCAGAGTACCCGGATATACGTGTGACGTTCAGAGCAGAGCGTGAAGACAGACAggccgacagacagacagacaggccgaCAGACAGAGGggatttgttttgttgtttatttttatttttgtcttttttaatttgtttatttttgcacGTGATCGCCTGATCATTCTTGGACTAAACGGGAATTCCCTTCCAGCTCCGCAGCGCGTGCGAAAGGgcgctattattattattattaataataataataatattaataatctatTTTTTTAATGCTATCATCGTCGTTTTTTCCTCCTTCGTGGATTTAACGTGCCCCCCCTGGATCAAATCGACGACTTGGAATATCGGAGCCCCCTTTTATATGGATGTACCGCGCGCATCGTGAGACTTTCCTGCGTATTCCTGGACGCACGGGAGCCGCACTGGCTGATGGAGTCAGAGCTGTGGAGGAGCGCGTGTAGGTGCGTAGTGCTCGTGCTCGTGCTGCTTcactatttgtatttattgttgtgtgttttttttgtgtgtgtgttttaaggcCATGCGCGTGCACGCGCGTGCTCTGTTTAcgcgtttttcttttttttggggggggggtgcgttGCTGCATCGAAAAAGGCGCAACGTCCGTGCGTAATCTCGGCGGCACTCGTGCGTGCGTAAAAGCCTGGTGCTTTTAGTTTTGCGTTAAAAGCaagggagtgtgtagtgtgtgtgtgcgtgcgtgtgtgtgtgtgcgtgcgtgtgcgtgtgtgtgctcgAGTGCATGCATGCAAGCTCGCAAGCTCGAGGGCTCGAGGGTAGGTTGACTGCCAGAGTTCTAGAGTTCTTCTACCCCTCCTCGCGCGGTAACTACCAAATACCCCTCCCCCCACAGGGCTTGTTTTCATTCATAAGttgccccccccctcctccttctcttcctcttggGCTCGTCCTCGACCTGCAGTGGCGGAGGGGCTCCGGTAGGGGGCGCGGATATGGGCCAGTTAATGTGCCGTTAGTGCGCAGAGCTGCTGGTAAACAGACGTAGTTAGTTGGTGCACGAGGGGCTTTTTGAAGATTTGCTGGTGTAGTTTGGTGGATGCGGAGCAGGTTAGTTGCTAAAGGGCTGTTTTGTCTTGGTTAGTCTCGAGTTTAGTCTCTTGTTTGAGTGTCTGACAGATTAAAATGCATTTTCTCTGGATGATCTTGGTAGTAACTCGATTATTTTGGCTGCTTAACCAGTATGATCGCGTGTTGGTTAATAAGGTGCATGCACACCCTGCTGGTTAGTGTATACTTCACTACTTTCCAGGGATGCATTTGCTGAATTTAGGCCAGCTGACCCAACTAGACCAGTTTGCTTTAGTGTGCTTCTTATTTTTCTGGGCTGAAAGCAGATTTGCAGGATTGCTTTGCagaaatttgtcattttttaatatAGACACTAATTTAAGTTTTACAGGAGACATCAACTTTCACTGCAAGTCAACAAAAGACttgattccaggtcattttggagaatttctattaaTCCGTTCATCAAGAATTTCTGCTACATTAttaagaacagctgccagattcactttattaaatataaaattcacAGAGATGAAAGTTTTTGGCATGACCAATATAACAGAGGTATAGACGTGGCTGTGTCTGTGAAAGGGTGCGAGTAGACGTGTGAAGGACTGTAGGAAACCATCGATTTGATTCACACTGAGTCTTAATGGCCCGACTCTGCCGTAAGACTAACTTTGATCATTTTAAAGGCTTTTAAAGTTCTGCTATTAACGACTTACTGCTCTGTAACTACAGTGGATTGTTCACCAGGGGCATGAAAATGAAGTATCGACCCACTTAAAACACAAGCTGCTGTTTTCTTTGTAAGCGTTTTTACTCACCCTCTCCTTCCTCCCTTTGCCCTGCAGGTCGTCCGATGAGACTAGAGTCTGCGCAGGGAGTCGCTGATCAGGTCAGATGGATCGTCACGGTCACCGCGGAGTCGCCGGGTCTGTGGCGGTGATCCGGGAGCCGCCACCGCCCGGAGAGCGGCTGGACCTGGACCTTCCGACCGGGGCTATCCTCTCCTTGGAGCAGATCCGAGCCATCCGCTCATCCAACGAGTACACGGAGGGTCCCGCCGTGGCGGCGCGCCGGCCTCCTGCCCCGGCGCCCCGTGTTAACGACAAACACGAGAGAACTCACGAGGTCATCCTCGTCAATGTGAACAACAACTACGAGGCGCGGCCCGTGGTCACCAGACCGCCCGCCCTCAGCCGCTCCACCAGCATGGGCAGCGCCGGGAGTTCCGGCAGCAGTGGAAGTGCGTCTTCGGAGCAGGGCTTGCTGGCCCAGTCGCCCCAGTCTcgccaccaccaacaccatcatcaccttcaccaccaccatcatcaccatcaccacagCAGGCCGGAAAGGGCCGTTCGGACTCAGCCCAAGTCTCTGAGCTCGCCCATGCAGCCGCTTCTGCCGGTGGACGCTCTGTTGAAGCAGCCGGCAGGCCTCGGGCCTCTGGCCGGAAAGGGTGACCTCTCGCCCTCATCTCCGCACCAGTTTATCTGCGAATGCTGCGGGAAGTGCAAATGCAGCGAGTGCACGGCGCCCCGCATGCTGCCCTCCTGCCTGGCCTGCAACGGGCAGTGCCTCTGCTCGGCCGAGAGCCTCGTCGAACACGGCACCTGCATGTGCCTGGTCAAGGGTCTCTTCTACCACTGCTCGAACGACGATGACGATGGCGACTCGTGCGCGGACAGGCCGTGCTCGCTGTCCCGGCCCCGCTGCCTGCCGCGCTTCCTCTGCATGGGCCTGATGGCGCCTCTGTTCCCTTGCCTGCTCTGCTACCCGCCGGCAAAAGCCTGCGTGAAGGCCTGCCAGCATCTCCACGACCGCGTGAACAGGCCGGGCTGCCGCTGCAAGAACTCCAACACCGTCTACTGCAAGCTGCAGGGCTGGGGTCAAGGCCAAGGTCACGGACTGGGACAGGGCAAGCCGTCCTGAAGCTTGACCCGCGCTAAAACGTGCGCTGAGGAACTGATTAAGGGCCGATCGATCGGTTAGTCCGATGCAGGTGCCCGCTGTAGCCCCGCCCACCTCGATCCGGGAGGAAGAGGACGGACAGTGATGGCGCTCACCATCAGAACTCCTCTATAAACCAGTCCCCTCTTCCTCGCCTGGTCTGCTGCTAGGAGAACGGAGAATGAAATGAAACCACTTTGTTGTCACTtctgacatttttattttattttattttatttttttaacaaaccaGTGTTTGCCTTAACTGACTCTGGGACTGCTCAGCTACGATGTCTAAAAGTGGAGGAAAGTGTAAGGGACACAAAAAAAACGGGAgcataaaaaaatgagagagaaataagCGGAATGGTGCTGCAGGTTTTCCGAGAGAACGAGCAACCGAATCTGTGAAGGACTGTCTAGCCAGACCATAATATGTAGCTGTTACCAGATCTCTATAGCAACCTGGTATTGTTTGACGAGGGGTTGCGGTAAACTGGGTCCCCGTCGCCGCGCACGTCTCCACGGAAACGACCCTCCCTCTCATAGTATTCCCgacgaaaacacacacacagacggcATTCCGGACAGAATTCCGGACGGATGTCTTTCCTTTGCTACCCAGACACTTAACTCCCACTCAAACACTCCGTGGCATTCTGACTTCTTTATTcgtttgttttcttttccttcttttccttttccctcatatttttgtaaattgtaTGTTCAAATTCATAAAGAGAAAAAATTCCGgctattttttaaagaaaacaagaaaagaaaatgtctgttaacttttttttttttgtcattgtaaaaaaaatatttattaagtGAAGCTctattattttatgatatttattGCAAAAGACAGTCTTAGATTTACTCATGTCTGAATATAACAAAATATCAATACTGAAAAAATTAAAGGGTGACACAAAAGAAAATGCTATGTTAACTTTACTGcagaaatatattaattaaCGAAAAATACATCCCGACTCgtgtcttttattattattctgcatcttggaaaaggtgtgtgtgtgtgtgtgtgtgcttgtgtggcTGCTGGAGTGCCAAATGTGGTTTGTGCATGCATGTAAAaggttgccccccccccccccccagaaaaTTTGGCATTTCTAAAGATTATGGCACTTTTTATGctgtattttttataataaaatatataaaccctcatatctccaaatCTGCAACTTTTACGGACGAGGTAAAAACcttaacttattattattattattattatttttactccAGGTCATtctggagtgtttctattggaccatttatcatgaaattctgatacagtgtaaataacacctgtcagattcacattatgtaaacTTCAAAAATTTCATTTATTGGAAAACAtaaatctgcagctgttctttatactgtatcagaattgcgtgataaacggaccaatagaaacgctccaaaatgacctgggcTGAAATCTTTTTCACTGACCTCCATTGAATTGCAAGAAGGTTttgtcctcctcctgtaaagctgctgttctggagatacgAGTTTGAGTTTGCGTTCTCTTTGTGCTGTAAATTCACAtaggggtgggtgtgtgtgtgtgtgtgtgtgtgtgtgtgtgtgtgtgtgtgtgtgtgtgtgtgtgaaggagatTGGGCCCATCTCTTCTCGGCCACCTGTGTAATGATCATAAAGTGTTATCACTTTAGGTTTTTATTGCTCAGTTCCTGCTGCTACGGGCTTTGACCCGGAGTCTGACCCCCCAGCCTCCTCCACCCCTGTCCTGCTGGAGGAGGCCGAGGTTGTTTTTGGCTCAGCTGTGTCTCAACTGAGCCTGAATGGAAGTAGGCCGAGGGCTGAAGCTGCGGTGGAAGCGTGTGAGGAGCAGAAATGCTCGCAGGCTTGTTTTTCTGTTGTTCTTGTTAAGCTCTCTCGCTTTGGTGCTGCTGTGAGCGCCTCCACCGCCGTGGGGCTCGGGGCCTCAGCGCTGCGTTTAGCTTGTGGCTCAAAGCGATCCGATCTGGAGGGGGTTCTGATGTTTAGTGGGCTACACACATTTAgtttgatgtgtttttgtggTTCCTTAGTTTTACATCAGAGCAAGGAAGCTAATACAGCAATTAGTATTGTGCCTAAACGCATACACACAGTACAGAGatggctgctgctactgtttctGAGCTATGCTAGCCTTGGGTCATAGCTGTGTCCATGTCTACAGAGGTCAGGAACCATTAATTGACACCTCCGCTCAGTTTGACGAGTGAATGATGATTAAGCGTCCATGGCTTGTGCGTCACATTAGCCTTGCTTTAAACTCAGCTCAGTTTAGCCAAAGGAATTCATCCCAATATTCACCATATCTTAaaaagtgtgtggacaccccttctaatgaacacattcagctactttaagctgcacccattgctgacacagatgtgcaaatgcacacacacagcttgtctagtccctgtagagaagaagtactgccaatagaataggaccctctggagcagatcaacatcatgaccctattggctccatgctgcctaataatgccaggcgtggactagaggggtataaagccccccagtattgaggagctgtggagcagtggaggaactgtgttctctggagtgatggtggaggagctccatccagtacttctgattaggatgaggtggggtggcgagcATCGCTTctttcactgaatgcaatcaaatcctcacagcaatgttcctcctccagagcctagtagaaagtcttcttctctggacagtagagacagttactccaacagaagcaggatcagctctttaatactcttgatttcagaagaagcaatgaatgaaaggtgtcccaatacttttgtcaataagtGTATAACATGAATAAGAAAGACTAGcatgctgtttaaaaaaaataaacaattttagTCTTACTTCATATAGAAATATGTCTCTATAAGGGAAATGTATGCACGTTAATTAATCAAGTATTCAAGTATAATCATGTAATTAAGGCCAGACTTTAAAATGTACGTTGTCCTGATGTCAACTAATGACTGAGTTTTCATCAAAGAACTGTAAAACTATTTCTTTACAAATTTGTCATGGATGAGACGCTCAGTTAGCTTGTTAGCGACATAAGCCTTGTTTTAGCTTatttttagcttagcttagctttttTTTGCAGAACTTTGTCCCAATGTATTTTGAGAAGACGCCATCATGATATAGCCTCTCAGTTAGCACTTCTAGGCCTTACTTCTTAaaattagctagctacattcttaaaaatatgaTCGCATTACATTTTGAAGAGACTTTATGATGATTTAGCCGCTCAGTGAGCACtctttagctacattagccttgtagctacaTGGCAAAACATTGTTACAGCGTTGTTTAGCTTTGTAGGTTTCAGTGTTTCCAGAACCTTTACTGTAAAACTTTGCCGCAAGGCATTTAGCATGTATAATATGGACCGTTAAGGTTAGCATGCTTCTCACGCCAACATACCACTgctaaattataataaaaaacacagttttagtCATTATTTCATAAAAATAGTCTAATATTACCTCAGGAAAAATAGGCCTTATGGCTAATTCATCCAGAAATGTAGATTGGAAAGGTTTGGTGCATATTAATGAATCAAATCTTCAAATGTAATCATGTGATTAACAGCCAGACTTCAAATGGAAATGTTAAAATGATGAATTTTAGTCAGTTAATTGGGTTTTAATCGAGTGACTGCAGCATGCTCGCTAACTGTTGGAGTGTAAGCTTCTATGCCAGGTTAGCCAggttagccttgtagctacaGGGCAGGACCGTCTGTTTTAGCAGGCTGCTCCTGTAGGACGCTGTTGTAAGGCATGCTGAGCTAAAGTCATGGCTCCCACATGATGTATGGTGTGGATGAGGAAGGCGAGCGAGCTTTCTCTCGGTCAGATTTGGGCCGCTGGGCTGTTCCAggcttgctgtgtgtgtttgtcgaGGGAAGGAATGCTTTTACTAGACGTTTAACAGCCGCTCGGCGCTGCGGGTTTACTGAACGGAGGTGTTTTCCTCTTCTGATTTACGTGAGGAATTTGTATTTTACAACAAGATTGTTTTAGTGGCTCTGCAGACAACAGGAAAGGAACGCCACTTACCCAAATGGggctgttttgtgtgtgtgtgtgtgtgtgtgtgtgtgagtgtgagtgtgtgtgtgtgtgtgtgtgtgtgtgtgtgtgtgtgttttctctccctgCAGGAATGCACCTTTTGTCACAGTAAAAGCCTTTTGTGTGGATTCTTGGTCTATTTCCTGTCACCTTGAAGGGCCATTTGGCTTTCACAGGGCAATAGAAcaatctcctctctctctcacacacacacacacacacacacacacacacacagtgttaaaCTCTCACACtttgcatacacacactgtctTGTGCAGACTTGTGGCTGGATGAGTTTTAAAAGCaaaatctgttttaaataaCTGCAGTTTTAAATACTTTACATTCAGGCTAAGCGAATAATCTGACGATTATTTGTCGATTAATTGTGTAATTGAAGTGATTAATCAAAgccaaacattttaaaaatgcctTAGCTGAACACTAACAAACCATACATAGCCTTTTAGCGACTCTAAAATCCCTAAAACAtgctaaaatgttaaaaaatgtatataattcaGGCTGTTTGTGGCTGCGTGAGAGCagtagcagaattaaaaatATGCATTGTCATGCAAACTGACAACTTATCAGTGCTGATTCTTCAAAAATGCACAATTACATCTGGTTTAATTGATTAATGGTGATGACCTACTTTAAAATGTGATATATAATCTTGTAAATGGACAACTAATAACTGCCTTACTTTAAAAATATACGTTGCCATCATTGCTTATACATCAACAAGACAACTTATTCACGATTAATCGGCAGCCCTACTGTAAAATATGCGTTATCATCATAACAATTCACTGGTGGTTTGGTAAGAAGGTGcattttaatcaataatttGAGTTTAATTGTGTCATTTTAACAGCCAGACTTTTAAACTGGACATGACAGATCATCTCTGATTCACTGAGAATGCAAGTTTTAGTCGATTAATCGAGTTTTAATAGAGTAACTGCTTTAGTTTGGCAACACATTCCTGCTGATTAATGGAGCAGTTTGTGTGGATTTATAACTGATTAATCAAGATTATTTTAATCGTTTAATCGTTAGAATTCCTACTACTTTTAAAATCTGCCTTATCATCACTGATATATTTGGAAGatacattttaatgcatttataaAAGTAGATTAATAAATATTTGAGTGTAGTCAAGTTATTAACAACCAGACTCATATCAATACAATGcaaattatttgcattatttccAAAGCAGATAATGACTGAGAAAGTGAATTTAGTCGATTTAACAGATTTTAAGTGGGTATCTGCAGAAGTTCTACTTTCaaatatatattgttgctgcGGATTCATTAAGAAAGCAATTTTAGTTGATTTCTAACTGATTAATCGCCAAACTAATTATTCAAGTGGAATCATGTCGTTAACACCCATACTTGTAAACTAGCAACTAATGACTGTGAATTCATTGAAAAAGGAAATTATAGTGGATTAGATCTATATTTTCATGATGCAATTCTGAGATTTTTTGTCAATTTTGACCGATTAATTGAGATTAATCTAATAATTATTACAATCCTAATTTAAAACCATGCCTTTGCATCATGCAAATGACCAACTAACCCCGGCTAATTCTTTCAGAAGATAAAGCAAATCACAAACATGTTCTTATACACAGCTATAGAAGGAAATAAGACCCAAaggtgcacacacatgcacggtattgacaaaagtatttggacacctgctaatttattgCTTATTCTGAAGTCAAtgttattaaaaagagctgatctgcttctgttggagtaactgtctctactgtccagagaagaagactttctactggattctggaggaggagcattgctgtgaggatttggttgcatttagccacaagagagggtcaggatgttgggtgattgaT
This genomic window contains:
- the spry1 gene encoding protein sprouty homolog 1, translated to MDRHGHRGVAGSVAVIREPPPPGERLDLDLPTGAILSLEQIRAIRSSNEYTEGPAVAARRPPAPAPRVNDKHERTHEVILVNVNNNYEARPVVTRPPALSRSTSMGSAGSSGSSGSASSEQGLLAQSPQSRHHQHHHHLHHHHHHHHHSRPERAVRTQPKSLSSPMQPLLPVDALLKQPAGLGPLAGKGDLSPSSPHQFICECCGKCKCSECTAPRMLPSCLACNGQCLCSAESLVEHGTCMCLVKGLFYHCSNDDDDGDSCADRPCSLSRPRCLPRFLCMGLMAPLFPCLLCYPPAKACVKACQHLHDRVNRPGCRCKNSNTVYCKLQGWGQGQGHGLGQGKPS